The following proteins are co-located in the Coraliomargarita sinensis genome:
- a CDS encoding vWA domain-containing protein — protein sequence MKKRREAQSSALSFMDCICCGFGAVLLLFILTTKKQIILSSEEASQSQEAAETLQAAIKETEAQQKALEKEIEALDPQPDTNATSLSELAAEQERLAKAVENQAQELKALEAQVEPKQAPASLDRPSADQSYLSGLRLRGPRAVILLESSGSMLAETAAEAVTIMQQGGWQKADKWLRAKESLKAVLAAIPKGTQVAVFQMAESTGPLSGSPGNPYIDPYDNAALVSLLDRLENLEARGGADLAQGMRTVANLKERASSLLLIGDGLPTAPAPPGRGLSEAERVNLFNRAMATRPNYPFNAILFPFEGDPSAAGLFWQLSGRTNGITLIPDNDWPTI from the coding sequence ATGAAAAAGCGCCGCGAGGCACAAAGTTCCGCACTTTCCTTCATGGACTGCATTTGCTGCGGTTTCGGTGCCGTGCTCCTGCTTTTTATTCTGACGACCAAAAAGCAAATCATTCTGAGTAGCGAGGAAGCCAGCCAGTCGCAGGAGGCCGCGGAAACCCTCCAGGCCGCCATCAAAGAAACCGAGGCGCAGCAGAAGGCCCTGGAAAAGGAAATCGAAGCACTCGATCCACAACCGGATACCAACGCCACCAGCCTTTCCGAACTTGCCGCCGAACAGGAACGCCTGGCCAAAGCGGTCGAAAATCAGGCTCAGGAACTCAAAGCCCTGGAAGCGCAAGTCGAGCCGAAACAAGCTCCGGCCTCACTGGACCGTCCGTCCGCCGACCAAAGCTACCTTTCCGGCCTGCGATTGCGCGGTCCGCGCGCAGTTATCCTTCTGGAAAGTTCCGGCAGCATGCTCGCGGAGACAGCCGCCGAAGCAGTCACTATCATGCAGCAGGGCGGCTGGCAAAAGGCGGACAAATGGCTGCGTGCCAAAGAATCTCTCAAGGCGGTCCTGGCCGCCATTCCCAAAGGCACCCAAGTCGCCGTTTTTCAAATGGCCGAAAGCACCGGCCCGCTCAGCGGCAGTCCGGGCAACCCCTACATCGACCCCTACGACAACGCCGCCCTGGTCAGCCTGCTGGACCGTCTCGAAAACCTTGAAGCCCGCGGTGGGGCCGACCTCGCTCAGGGCATGCGTACCGTGGCCAACCTCAAAGAACGTGCCAGCAGCCTGCTGCTGATCGGTGACGGCCTCCCTACCGCTCCCGCACCTCCCGGGCGGGGACTGTCAGAGGCCGAACGGGTCAACCTCTTCAACCGGGCCATGGCCACGCGACCCAACTACCCCTTCAACGCCATTCTCTTTCCCTTCGAAGGCGACCCCTCCGCCGCCGGCCTCTTCTGGCAACTCAGCGGCCGCACCAATGGGATCACCCTCATCCCCGACAACGATTGGCCGACAATTTGA
- a CDS encoding vWA domain-containing protein: MIKRRPIEVFSLSFLDCLCCGFGAILLLFILTIGSGPHGVESEIDVPTLQAMREKLAMLEADIAKKSAILEAAINSEDKSEERARILSLIQELESQLADLRQEYESRKANLSTAQQAAAEANRLLQSFKHEDLPPIGLPADATHVAFVIDTSGSMRNQMTKQLHYGVTEQIRELLDSLPEVRSIQFLDTSGNYMLGGRSGFWLPDTPGLRQQALRQILRYPVLSVSDPESGVRRSIQDLKPQVGPDGKMSIYVVGDDFRGSTQSFLLKLDRLNPRNPNTGKRPVSISAIGFPTLINPFQIGAPQGNARFANIMREIAEAHDGVLILKPSI, from the coding sequence ATGATAAAAAGACGCCCCATCGAGGTCTTCAGCCTCTCGTTTCTCGACTGTCTCTGCTGTGGATTCGGGGCGATTCTGCTGCTTTTCATTCTAACGATCGGTTCGGGCCCACACGGTGTCGAAAGTGAAATTGACGTACCCACCCTGCAAGCCATGCGGGAAAAGCTGGCCATGCTGGAGGCCGACATTGCCAAAAAGTCCGCCATCCTCGAAGCGGCCATCAACAGCGAGGACAAGAGTGAGGAACGTGCGCGCATCCTCTCCCTCATACAGGAACTCGAATCGCAACTGGCCGACCTGCGACAGGAATATGAAAGCCGGAAAGCCAACCTGAGCACCGCACAACAGGCTGCGGCTGAGGCGAACCGTTTGCTGCAAAGTTTCAAACACGAGGACCTGCCACCGATCGGCCTGCCTGCGGATGCCACTCACGTCGCCTTCGTCATCGACACCTCAGGCAGCATGCGCAACCAGATGACGAAGCAACTCCACTACGGCGTAACCGAGCAGATACGCGAGTTACTCGACAGCCTCCCGGAAGTGCGTAGTATTCAATTCCTTGATACAAGCGGAAACTACATGCTCGGCGGACGCAGTGGCTTCTGGCTCCCCGACACGCCGGGCCTGCGCCAGCAGGCGCTTCGACAAATCCTCCGGTACCCGGTCCTGAGTGTCAGCGACCCCGAGTCCGGGGTACGGCGTTCCATTCAGGATCTTAAGCCACAAGTCGGCCCGGACGGGAAAATGAGCATCTACGTGGTCGGCGATGACTTCCGTGGTTCCACGCAGAGCTTTTTATTGAAACTCGACCGACTCAACCCGCGCAATCCGAACACCGGCAAGCGTCCGGTTTCCATCAGTGCCATCGGTTTCCCCACCCTGATCAACCCCTTCCAAATCGGCGCCCCGCAGGGCA
- a CDS encoding sensor histidine kinase: MSLKSTQNKGLEGQLDPIIDRSRLLNPSCGSIAAVALVICLIFGLFAHTTERTTYRHYLQEVRAVVFQEAALIASRLEAEVNSSFFLVSGLASYIGFEDDITQEEYAEICARMFDAIPGLVNIAAAPDLVNRFVYPLEGNEAVLNMSYEDLPEQIDAIRQIEKTKQPIIAGPVELVQGGEAIIGRFPVFTTNGRFEAEDFWGIISTPIRVESIYEQADLPLDSSNLEIALRGKDGLGANGAVFLGDRDLFYSGAVLYPVPFFHGSWEMAIAPKDGWPQHAPSRGLIYVVCAVLCLLTVLLLISLCLYLKRANEAREIEQSVQLVKERFYSNMSHEIRTPLNAILGLSELVGETTEESFTKESVSTISKSAHALTELISDVLFLSEDAINQGPPPSESFNANDLLDEVIAPMVPEIEKKKLKLRVEKIPGEDAEIYSSKQYLRQILWHLVLNAVKFTNEGTITFRLYRKNHELCFQCTDTGVGIDEAFQSQLFETFTQEDTSPSRHFEGAGVGLAIVKRSVQILNGTIAFESEKSVGTTFWVKVPLAESRELDDRKG; the protein is encoded by the coding sequence ATGTCTCTCAAGAGCACACAAAACAAAGGCCTTGAGGGACAGCTTGATCCCATTATTGATCGCAGCCGTCTACTTAATCCCAGTTGCGGATCGATTGCTGCGGTTGCGCTGGTGATTTGTCTGATTTTCGGTCTCTTTGCGCATACGACGGAGCGGACCACTTACAGGCACTATTTACAGGAGGTGCGCGCCGTCGTTTTTCAAGAGGCGGCCCTGATTGCTTCCCGGTTGGAAGCCGAGGTCAACTCGTCTTTTTTTCTAGTTTCCGGCTTGGCCAGTTATATCGGATTCGAGGACGATATCACTCAGGAGGAATATGCAGAAATCTGTGCGCGCATGTTTGATGCGATTCCCGGGCTGGTGAACATCGCCGCAGCTCCCGATTTAGTGAATCGATTCGTTTATCCATTGGAGGGGAACGAAGCCGTACTGAATATGAGCTATGAAGATTTACCGGAGCAGATCGATGCTATCCGACAAATAGAAAAGACGAAGCAGCCCATCATCGCCGGACCGGTTGAGTTGGTTCAGGGTGGGGAGGCGATCATCGGACGTTTTCCGGTGTTTACCACGAACGGGAGGTTTGAAGCCGAGGATTTTTGGGGGATTATCTCAACTCCGATTCGGGTGGAATCAATTTATGAACAGGCGGATCTGCCGCTGGATAGTTCAAATCTGGAAATCGCTCTGCGCGGCAAAGATGGTTTGGGGGCGAATGGGGCGGTTTTTCTGGGGGATAGGGATCTCTTTTATTCCGGAGCGGTTCTTTATCCCGTCCCTTTCTTTCATGGCTCGTGGGAAATGGCGATTGCGCCCAAGGATGGTTGGCCGCAACACGCACCGTCCCGTGGGCTCATCTACGTGGTTTGTGCTGTGTTATGTCTGCTTACCGTGCTGCTACTGATATCGCTGTGCCTTTATTTGAAACGGGCCAATGAAGCACGTGAAATCGAGCAGTCCGTCCAACTGGTGAAAGAGCGCTTTTACTCGAATATGAGCCACGAAATCCGCACACCGTTGAACGCAATCCTCGGCCTTTCGGAACTGGTAGGTGAGACAACTGAAGAGAGCTTTACCAAAGAAAGCGTGAGCACGATTTCGAAATCAGCACACGCGCTGACCGAATTGATTTCCGATGTATTGTTTCTGAGCGAAGATGCGATTAATCAGGGGCCACCTCCCAGTGAATCATTTAATGCCAACGATTTGCTGGATGAAGTCATCGCACCCATGGTTCCGGAAATCGAAAAAAAGAAGCTCAAGCTGCGGGTCGAAAAAATCCCCGGTGAAGATGCGGAAATATACAGCAGTAAACAGTACCTTCGTCAGATTTTGTGGCATCTTGTTCTGAATGCGGTGAAGTTCACGAACGAAGGGACCATAACATTCAGGTTATACAGGAAAAACCATGAGCTTTGCTTCCAATGTACGGACACCGGAGTGGGCATTGATGAAGCGTTTCAATCCCAGCTTTTTGAAACGTTTACCCAGGAAGATACGAGCCCAAGTCGTCATTTTGAGGGGGCGGGAGTCGGGCTCGCCATAGTAAAACGTTCGGTGCAGATACTGAACGGAACAATTGCATTCGAAAGTGAAAAGAGCGTAGGTACCACCTTCTGGGTCAAAGTGCCGCTGGCCGAAAGCAGAGAGTTGGATGACCGGAAGGGGTGA
- a CDS encoding glycine zipper 2TM domain-containing protein — MQKLLPFAILSCILFFSGCQTTTSSGNTGRNTGAVLGAIAGGVAGNNMGDGSDTNVVAGAIIGGILGGMAGSQYDKRKEALEAAEAQRQYEYEQEVLEQQKLEKEIETLEKQRAQDAIASTATDSDVAAAEREAARVEAELAAKKKAFEESQERARRIQEAQARIAEAQRELEELEARENGQY, encoded by the coding sequence ATGCAAAAATTACTACCCTTTGCGATTCTCTCCTGTATCTTGTTTTTCAGTGGCTGTCAGACGACTACCAGCTCGGGGAATACCGGCCGAAATACCGGGGCGGTGCTGGGCGCGATCGCCGGCGGGGTCGCGGGCAATAACATGGGCGATGGAAGTGATACCAACGTCGTGGCCGGTGCCATTATTGGCGGTATACTAGGCGGCATGGCTGGTAGCCAGTATGATAAGCGCAAGGAGGCGCTGGAGGCAGCTGAGGCACAACGCCAGTATGAATACGAACAGGAAGTCCTGGAGCAGCAAAAATTGGAGAAAGAAATTGAGACCTTGGAGAAACAGCGCGCCCAGGATGCGATTGCCAGTACTGCGACCGACTCGGATGTCGCCGCAGCCGAGCGTGAGGCGGCACGGGTTGAAGCCGAGTTGGCTGCGAAAAAGAAGGCTTTTGAAGAATCCCAAGAGCGTGCACGCCGTATTCAAGAGGCACAGGCCCGTATTGCCGAAGCGCAGCGTGAACTGGAAGAACTAGAGGCGCGCGAGAACGGTCAGTACTAA
- a CDS encoding MotA/TolQ/ExbB proton channel family protein: MSLRNPERGLLSVKGLIFSMGLIASFIFVGTIYGLVIRPEANKAALATSYGVDAGTSLSSFFVILKDYEQQICLSLFLWGIMILVYKFILLQGEIKVVNEYEPDILEEAETESSPGGRSITREEAKAIASKVDDDSRKPEFHNKLLPYVVARGLERYHITGSVPEATETMMGRIEVASEQQESELSMLRYLVWAIPSIGFIGTVRGIGVALRRADEALQGDISGVTSALGVAFNSTLVALIISIMLMLLIHLLQSSQEGLILRLQTFCREQILDKLFEQSSEDRRQKSEDRGQRTGIKPAELTAPPEEEGS, encoded by the coding sequence ATGAGCTTACGAAACCCCGAACGCGGCCTACTTTCAGTCAAAGGCCTGATCTTTTCCATGGGCCTGATCGCCTCATTTATCTTCGTCGGTACGATTTACGGGCTGGTCATTCGCCCGGAAGCGAACAAGGCGGCCCTGGCGACCAGCTACGGGGTCGATGCCGGCACCTCCTTATCCAGTTTCTTCGTTATCCTGAAGGACTACGAGCAGCAGATCTGCCTCTCTCTCTTTCTCTGGGGGATCATGATCCTGGTTTATAAATTTATCCTGTTGCAAGGTGAAATCAAGGTGGTCAACGAATACGAACCGGACATACTCGAGGAAGCCGAAACCGAAAGCTCACCGGGTGGCCGCAGCATCACCCGCGAGGAGGCAAAGGCCATTGCCTCCAAAGTCGACGACGACAGCCGCAAGCCGGAGTTTCACAACAAATTACTCCCCTATGTGGTGGCACGTGGACTGGAGCGCTACCACATCACCGGAAGTGTCCCGGAAGCCACCGAAACCATGATGGGCCGTATTGAAGTCGCTTCCGAACAGCAGGAAAGTGAACTCTCCATGCTGCGCTATCTGGTTTGGGCCATTCCCTCCATCGGCTTCATCGGCACCGTACGGGGAATTGGCGTCGCCCTGCGCCGGGCGGACGAAGCGCTGCAGGGTGATATCTCGGGTGTGACTTCGGCTCTGGGGGTGGCTTTCAACTCCACTCTCGTCGCGCTCATCATCAGTATCATGCTCATGCTCCTCATCCATCTGCTACAAAGCAGTCAGGAGGGGCTTATCCTGCGCTTGCAGACCTTCTGCCGCGAACAGATTCTCGATAAATTGTTCGAGCAGAGCTCGGAAGACAGGAGGCAGAAGTCAGAAGACAGAGGTCAGAGGACTGGGATCAAGCCCGCTGAACTGACTGCGCCACCGGAAGAAGAGGGATCATGA